From the Garra rufa chromosome 17, GarRuf1.0, whole genome shotgun sequence genome, one window contains:
- the LOC141289603 gene encoding uncharacterized protein isoform X1, whose product MDVDMVSFRLPGHGDTALTNMNFLRTQQHFCDVTIVAGGRRMFRGHKVVLAACSAFLRDQFLLNPSSELQQVSMLHSSAVVCELLQSCYTGMLQFSAKEIVNYLTAASYLQMEHVVEKCRGALSQYMQPRSRSPITVKSEDPQSMPVIVSGSSHSLGSISSPSDTASLHPHSSGKELQAADAELSNIPHKDDSNLSIHHVRASDASGHYEGEDGHESDVFQVQINDEHQDPEKTPGAEEEDREAIVMLDEHGQLDAGMDEANMEGRAKGNGLRGTGRMWRRRHGEHRGGRGRGFKHRKRYTFKDRKLLGNYQEAWRFPTPDEIMGNFGADFGADYLSNQHLADGTVRIEYRPGEGQGEEIGSDGGPSHFGVEPSSGEEGMGVGTHSNEHGAADESVAVVGSTSCVTGPVVCEQCGLAFSSTHDLAMHSLSTHRLYVCPCCGKHFSHSSNLNRHMIVHRGVSKLHCCPLCHKTFTQKSTLCDHMNLHSGERPHVCAYCHVSFAHKPALRRHLKEQHGRTTAQNYLEMQRNNEGGVGEGV is encoded by the exons ATGGATGTGGATATGGTGAGTTTCCGTTTGCCTGGGCATGGAGACACCGCCCTGACTAACATGAACTTTCTGCGGACACAGCAGCACTTCTGTGATGTTACTATTGTGGCCGGAGGCAGACGCATGTTCAGGGGTCATAAGGTTGTGCTTGCTGCTTGTTCTGCGTTTCTTAGAGACCAGTTTCTCCTGAACCCCTCATCAGAACTACAG CAGGTGTCAATGTTGCACAGCTCAGCGGTGGTATGTGAACTCCTGCAGTCCTGTTACACAGGGATGCTGCAGTTCAGTGCCAAAGAGATTGTGAATTACCTGACTGCAGCCAGCTACCTGCAGATGGAGCATGTGGTGGAGAAATGCAGAGGAGCCCTGAGCCAGTACATGCAGCCCCGGAGTCGCAGTCCCATT ACTGTGAAATCAGAAGACCCTCAGTCTATGCCAGTGATTGTCAGTGGAAGTTCCCATTCATTGGGATCCATTTCATCTCCTTCTGATACGGCATCACTGCATCCTCACAGTTCAGGAAAGGAGCTCCAGGCTGCCGATGCCGAACTCTCCAACATCCCTCACAAAGATGACAGCAATTTGAGCATACACCAT GTTAGAGCATCAGATGCATCTGGCCACTACGAGGGGGAGGACGGGCATGAGAGTGATGTCTTTCAGGTGCAAATTAACGATGAACATCAAGACCCAGAAAAGACCCCTGGTGCCGAGGAGGAAGACAGAGAAGCTATTGTCATGTTAGACGAGCACGGTCAGCTGGATGCAGGCATGGACGAAGCCAATATGGAGGGGCGAGCCAAGGGCAACGGCCTCAGAGGGACAGGCCGCATGTGGAGACGACGACACGGAGAGCACAGGGGAGGCAGAGGAAGAGGGTTTAAACACAGGAAGCGGTATACTTTCAAGGACCGCAAGCTCTTGGGTAACTATCAGGAAGCTTGGCGGTTCCCGACCCCTGATGAGATCATGGGTAATTTTGGAGCAGACTTCGGGGCTGACTACCTGTCCAATCAGCATCTCGCAGATGGCACCGTCCGCATTGAGTACAGGCCTGGAGAGGGACAAGGAGAAGAGATCGGCTCTGATGGAGGTCCTTCGCACTTCGGTGTGGAACCTTCCAGCGGGGAAGAGGGAATGGGAGTTGGGACACATTCGAATGAGCATGGTGCTGCTGACGAGTCCGTGGCAGTGGTGGGATCCACGTCCTGTGTAACAGGACCAGTGGTCTGCGAGCAGTGTGGACTAGCGTTTTCCTCAACGCATGACTTAGCCATGCATTCCCTGTCAACACACCGGCTGTATGTGTGTCCATGCTGCGGGAAGCACTTTAGCCACTCCAGTAACCTCAACCGCCACATGATCGTCCACCGTGGGGTTTCCAAGCTCCACTGTTGCCCCCTGTGCCACAAGACCTTCACTCAGAAGTCAACACTGTGCGACCACATGAACCTGCATAGCGGAGAGCGCCCACATGTGTGCGCGTACTGCCACGTCAGCTTTGCCCACAAGCCTGCTCTACGCCGCCACCTGAAGGAGCAACACGGAAGGACCACGGCCCAAAACTACCTGGAAATGCAGCGAAACAATGAAGGTGGTGTTGGGGAAGGTGTTTAG
- the LOC141289603 gene encoding uncharacterized protein isoform X2: MDVDMVSFRLPGHGDTALTNMNFLRTQQHFCDVTIVAGGRRMFRGHKVVLAACSAFLRDQFLLNPSSELQVSMLHSSAVVCELLQSCYTGMLQFSAKEIVNYLTAASYLQMEHVVEKCRGALSQYMQPRSRSPITVKSEDPQSMPVIVSGSSHSLGSISSPSDTASLHPHSSGKELQAADAELSNIPHKDDSNLSIHHVRASDASGHYEGEDGHESDVFQVQINDEHQDPEKTPGAEEEDREAIVMLDEHGQLDAGMDEANMEGRAKGNGLRGTGRMWRRRHGEHRGGRGRGFKHRKRYTFKDRKLLGNYQEAWRFPTPDEIMGNFGADFGADYLSNQHLADGTVRIEYRPGEGQGEEIGSDGGPSHFGVEPSSGEEGMGVGTHSNEHGAADESVAVVGSTSCVTGPVVCEQCGLAFSSTHDLAMHSLSTHRLYVCPCCGKHFSHSSNLNRHMIVHRGVSKLHCCPLCHKTFTQKSTLCDHMNLHSGERPHVCAYCHVSFAHKPALRRHLKEQHGRTTAQNYLEMQRNNEGGVGEGV, translated from the exons ATGGATGTGGATATGGTGAGTTTCCGTTTGCCTGGGCATGGAGACACCGCCCTGACTAACATGAACTTTCTGCGGACACAGCAGCACTTCTGTGATGTTACTATTGTGGCCGGAGGCAGACGCATGTTCAGGGGTCATAAGGTTGTGCTTGCTGCTTGTTCTGCGTTTCTTAGAGACCAGTTTCTCCTGAACCCCTCATCAGAACTACAG GTGTCAATGTTGCACAGCTCAGCGGTGGTATGTGAACTCCTGCAGTCCTGTTACACAGGGATGCTGCAGTTCAGTGCCAAAGAGATTGTGAATTACCTGACTGCAGCCAGCTACCTGCAGATGGAGCATGTGGTGGAGAAATGCAGAGGAGCCCTGAGCCAGTACATGCAGCCCCGGAGTCGCAGTCCCATT ACTGTGAAATCAGAAGACCCTCAGTCTATGCCAGTGATTGTCAGTGGAAGTTCCCATTCATTGGGATCCATTTCATCTCCTTCTGATACGGCATCACTGCATCCTCACAGTTCAGGAAAGGAGCTCCAGGCTGCCGATGCCGAACTCTCCAACATCCCTCACAAAGATGACAGCAATTTGAGCATACACCAT GTTAGAGCATCAGATGCATCTGGCCACTACGAGGGGGAGGACGGGCATGAGAGTGATGTCTTTCAGGTGCAAATTAACGATGAACATCAAGACCCAGAAAAGACCCCTGGTGCCGAGGAGGAAGACAGAGAAGCTATTGTCATGTTAGACGAGCACGGTCAGCTGGATGCAGGCATGGACGAAGCCAATATGGAGGGGCGAGCCAAGGGCAACGGCCTCAGAGGGACAGGCCGCATGTGGAGACGACGACACGGAGAGCACAGGGGAGGCAGAGGAAGAGGGTTTAAACACAGGAAGCGGTATACTTTCAAGGACCGCAAGCTCTTGGGTAACTATCAGGAAGCTTGGCGGTTCCCGACCCCTGATGAGATCATGGGTAATTTTGGAGCAGACTTCGGGGCTGACTACCTGTCCAATCAGCATCTCGCAGATGGCACCGTCCGCATTGAGTACAGGCCTGGAGAGGGACAAGGAGAAGAGATCGGCTCTGATGGAGGTCCTTCGCACTTCGGTGTGGAACCTTCCAGCGGGGAAGAGGGAATGGGAGTTGGGACACATTCGAATGAGCATGGTGCTGCTGACGAGTCCGTGGCAGTGGTGGGATCCACGTCCTGTGTAACAGGACCAGTGGTCTGCGAGCAGTGTGGACTAGCGTTTTCCTCAACGCATGACTTAGCCATGCATTCCCTGTCAACACACCGGCTGTATGTGTGTCCATGCTGCGGGAAGCACTTTAGCCACTCCAGTAACCTCAACCGCCACATGATCGTCCACCGTGGGGTTTCCAAGCTCCACTGTTGCCCCCTGTGCCACAAGACCTTCACTCAGAAGTCAACACTGTGCGACCACATGAACCTGCATAGCGGAGAGCGCCCACATGTGTGCGCGTACTGCCACGTCAGCTTTGCCCACAAGCCTGCTCTACGCCGCCACCTGAAGGAGCAACACGGAAGGACCACGGCCCAAAACTACCTGGAAATGCAGCGAAACAATGAAGGTGGTGTTGGGGAAGGTGTTTAG